The Oncorhynchus masou masou isolate Uvic2021 chromosome 31, UVic_Omas_1.1, whole genome shotgun sequence genome includes a region encoding these proteins:
- the LOC135524613 gene encoding putative ferric-chelate reductase 1 isoform X1 yields the protein MCSAQMVLIILIGIATIEPVTGFSGGSVAMSCDTMLPQHGSPTLESGPFSVPKHICSGFAGDETIVSLKADPATKFKGFLLEARESQDGPAVGTFTLLTPAHSRLLPCGGNPAAAVTQPNNLAKTFIEAKWKAPYKGVFYFRVTFIKDMMKFWIPEAINITTCPTTSTVTPTTITISTTTVTPTTITIPTTVTPTTITPPTIPAITIPTITIPTITIPTITTPTIPTPTIPTPTIPTPTIPTPTIPTPTPALHTSAPSTCMLISALIRPSLLVMSLPKGQTLWHKLFKILLCPLSMVAAIISFILLLLWEPVQITLVAVVGVAMVLSLGQTIVVFLPFGPSHELRSICDLVLRVISFTTEVFTMVAIFVGLEEIEKCCSIHWRMKVMGGYAAWVALFYLMFIYFCCNQSYQRKRIGYKWIVPKRTILFEKILNVILVLGKLGFTVALITGIYT from the exons ATGTGCTCCGCCCAAATGGTCCTCATCATTTTGATTGGCATTGCCACCATTGAACCTGTGACTGGTtttagtggtggtagtgttgCCATGTCCTGTGACACAATGTTGCCCCAGCATGGTTCTCCCACACTTGAGAGTGGTCCGTTTAGTGTCCCTAAACATATCTGTTCCGGTTTTGCAGGAGATGAGACTATAG TGTCACTCAAAGCTGATCCTGCCACGAAGTTTAAAGGGTTTCTGTTGGAGGCTAGGGAATCACAGGATGGACCTGCCGTTGGCACCTTCACTCTGCTCACTCCCGCTCATAGCCGCCTTCTTCCGTGCGGTGGGAATCCA GCAGCTGCTGTTACCCAACCAAACAACCTAGCCAAGACATTCATCGAAGCCAAGTGGAAAGCACCATACAAAGGAGTTTTCTATTTCAG AGTCACATTTATTAAAGACATGATGAAGTTCTGGATACCAGAGGCCATTAACATCACCACCTGTCCTACTACTTCTACTGTcactcctactactatcactatttctactactactgtcactcctactactatcactattCCTACTACTGTcactcctactactatcactccTCCTACTATTCCTGCTATCACTATTCCTACTATCACTATTCCTACTATCACTATTCCTACTATCACTACTCCTACTATCCCTACTCCTACTATCCCTACTCCTACTATCCCTACTCCTACTATCCCTACTCCTACTATCCCTACTCCTACTCCTGCTCTGCACACATCTGCACCCTCTACGTGTATGCTTATTAGCGCTCTCATTCGGCCTTCACTCTTGGTCATGAGTCTTCCAAAAGGCCAGACACTTTGGCATAAG TTGTTCAAGATATTGTTGTGTCCTCTCTCAATGGTTGCAGCCATCATTTCCTTTATTCTTTTGCTGCTATGGGAGCCAGTACAA ATAACTCTTGTGGCTGTTGTGGGTGTGGCAATGGTCCTGAGCTTGGGACAAACAATTGTTGTTTTTCTACCCTTTGGGCCCAGTCATGAACT GAGGTCCATCTGTGATTTGGTTCTCAGAGTGATTTCCTTCACAACTGAGGTTTTTACCA TGGTGGCCATATTTGTGGGTCTGGAGGAAATTGAGAAGTGCTGCTCGATACACTGGCGCATGAAAGTGATGGGAGGGTATGCAGCCTGGGTGGCTCTGTTCTACTTGATGTTCATATACTTCTGTTGCAACCAGAGTTACCAGAGGAAAA GAATTGGTTACAAATGGATTGTGCCAAAGAGAACG aTACTCTTTGAAAAAATCCTCAATGTTATCCTTGTTCTGGGCAAATTGGGTTTTACAGTGGCTCTTATCACTGGAATATACACTTAA
- the LOC135524613 gene encoding putative ferric-chelate reductase 1 isoform X2: MCSAQMVLIILIGIATIEPVTGFSGGSVAMSCDTMLPQHGSPTLESGPFSVPKHICSGFAGDETIVSLKADPATKFKGFLLEARESQDGPAVGTFTLLTPAHSRLLPCGGNPAAAVTQPNNLAKTFIEAKWKAPYKGVFYFRVTFIKDMMKFWIPEAINITTCPTTSTVTPTTITPPTIPAITIPTITIPTITIPTITTPTIPTPTIPTPTIPTPTIPTPTIPTPTPALHTSAPSTCMLISALIRPSLLVMSLPKGQTLWHKLFKILLCPLSMVAAIISFILLLLWEPVQITLVAVVGVAMVLSLGQTIVVFLPFGPSHELRSICDLVLRVISFTTEVFTMVAIFVGLEEIEKCCSIHWRMKVMGGYAAWVALFYLMFIYFCCNQSYQRKRIGYKWIVPKRTILFEKILNVILVLGKLGFTVALITGIYT, translated from the exons ATGTGCTCCGCCCAAATGGTCCTCATCATTTTGATTGGCATTGCCACCATTGAACCTGTGACTGGTtttagtggtggtagtgttgCCATGTCCTGTGACACAATGTTGCCCCAGCATGGTTCTCCCACACTTGAGAGTGGTCCGTTTAGTGTCCCTAAACATATCTGTTCCGGTTTTGCAGGAGATGAGACTATAG TGTCACTCAAAGCTGATCCTGCCACGAAGTTTAAAGGGTTTCTGTTGGAGGCTAGGGAATCACAGGATGGACCTGCCGTTGGCACCTTCACTCTGCTCACTCCCGCTCATAGCCGCCTTCTTCCGTGCGGTGGGAATCCA GCAGCTGCTGTTACCCAACCAAACAACCTAGCCAAGACATTCATCGAAGCCAAGTGGAAAGCACCATACAAAGGAGTTTTCTATTTCAG AGTCACATTTATTAAAGACATGATGAAGTTCTGGATACCAGAGGCCATTAACATCACCACCTGTCCTACTACTTCTACTGTcactcctactactatcact ccTCCTACTATTCCTGCTATCACTATTCCTACTATCACTATTCCTACTATCACTATTCCTACTATCACTACTCCTACTATCCCTACTCCTACTATCCCTACTCCTACTATCCCTACTCCTACTATCCCTACTCCTACTATCCCTACTCCTACTCCTGCTCTGCACACATCTGCACCCTCTACGTGTATGCTTATTAGCGCTCTCATTCGGCCTTCACTCTTGGTCATGAGTCTTCCAAAAGGCCAGACACTTTGGCATAAG TTGTTCAAGATATTGTTGTGTCCTCTCTCAATGGTTGCAGCCATCATTTCCTTTATTCTTTTGCTGCTATGGGAGCCAGTACAA ATAACTCTTGTGGCTGTTGTGGGTGTGGCAATGGTCCTGAGCTTGGGACAAACAATTGTTGTTTTTCTACCCTTTGGGCCCAGTCATGAACT GAGGTCCATCTGTGATTTGGTTCTCAGAGTGATTTCCTTCACAACTGAGGTTTTTACCA TGGTGGCCATATTTGTGGGTCTGGAGGAAATTGAGAAGTGCTGCTCGATACACTGGCGCATGAAAGTGATGGGAGGGTATGCAGCCTGGGTGGCTCTGTTCTACTTGATGTTCATATACTTCTGTTGCAACCAGAGTTACCAGAGGAAAA GAATTGGTTACAAATGGATTGTGCCAAAGAGAACG aTACTCTTTGAAAAAATCCTCAATGTTATCCTTGTTCTGGGCAAATTGGGTTTTACAGTGGCTCTTATCACTGGAATATACACTTAA